Proteins encoded by one window of Labrus bergylta chromosome 2, fLabBer1.1, whole genome shotgun sequence:
- the LOC109992738 gene encoding tumor necrosis factor ligand superfamily member 15 translates to MEAKDGRRLLIRTTVKQTSGMEEDYVQNALLQLLRQEQLRSIRMSRCVVLTLLLVLAGLALLTAAELRGRGHPAGTEDTMQPYSHSAGLIDLQEQPRSFNSPSAMLTAPRGCQSDLGLLEWESEDGNAYCHGGFSYSSGSLVVPIPGIYRVFLQITFESGREACRDWLKLTNIVFVSRDSYVKNVSLLSSVDTVICSKEPWSKSLYTAGLFSLEANSRLIVKSSNPGLIAKREEQVFFGAEFVP, encoded by the exons ATGGAGGCAAAGGATGGGAGAAGGCTGCTGATCCGCACTACAGTCAAACAAACCAGCGGGATGGAGGAAGACTATGTGCAGAACGCTTTGCTTCAACTTCTCCGACAGGAACAATTGAGATCTATCCGGATGTCCCGCTGTGTGGTCCTGactcttcttctggttttagcGGGTTTGGCTCTCCTGACCGCGGCTGAGCTCCGAGGACGAGGTCATCCAGCGGGCACAGAG GACACGATGCAGCCTTACAGCCATTCAGCAG GCCTCATCGACTTACAAGAGCAACCGAGATCCTTCAACAGTCCAAGTGCCATGCTGACCG CTCCCAGAGGTTGCCAAAGTGATCTAGGACTTCTTGAATGGGAGAGTGAAGATGGAAATGCTTACTGTCACGGAGGATTCAGCTACTCCAGCGGGAGCCTGGTGGTGCCCATACCAGGCATCTACAGAGTCTTTCTGCAGATCACCTTTGAGAGTGGGAGAGAGGCGTGTCGGGATTGGCTGAAACTCACCAACATCGTGTTTGTGTCCCGGGACAGTtatgttaaaaatgtgtctctCCTTTCATCAGTCGACACGGTGATTTGCAGCAAGGAACCGTGGTCTAAATCTCTCTATACAGCCGGCCTGTTTTCACTTGAAGCTAACAGCAGGTTAATTGTGAAATCCTCAAATCCTGGACTTATCGCCAAGAGAGAAGAACAGGTGTTCTTCGGTGCTGAATTTGTGCCTTAA